The Mytilus galloprovincialis chromosome 3, xbMytGall1.hap1.1, whole genome shotgun sequence genomic interval ttactgaaaactgcgcagactatgaaatgtttttacagttggaaaatgttctatgatatatatcattttgtcagacacttttctttttttgatttgattcttataatgtacctaaaatctgtatattaaatagattttaatattaaaattgtgcgttttactcttaacagacgtataaccaacccgattaacagaccaaccgccgatatagccgcatactcaatatagattaaccgacctatctctcggttagccgagtgtcggccgtgttgttctctgtatagttgattcactcagacctttaaatttcttttaagagaaatatatcactcattgattgaTCTACCTGAGTAAAAATTAACTGCTAAATTAGATGGAAATAACATGTTTACTATTTATAAAAAActgtatatgagtttgaatgtattatattttcaatctgttgaaTGTAAACACTGattcaaacattaataaaagttgatttctgaaaaaaaatcaacattattcctatttcgaaaaaaaattgataaaaaaacccTAAAAATGTTGATGTTTATATATTAAGGCCTTCTTAAAAGTATTCTATAactaaacaaaaactaaaagatGCAAATTTTCATACgaacattactttttttttttaaaaacaaactttttatgattgaattattatttattttgaacagattgtaaaaaatatttgatttattctaATAAACATCAAATcacaggcatttttttttatgtgaaacatGTAATTTCCATCAATTTAGCAGATAAACTTTTTACTCTGGTAGATTAATCAATgggtgatagatttctcttacaagaaatttaaaggtctgagtgaataaactatacagagaacaatacctgttgcatttgttcaatgggacaatagaattgccaaaagtttaaatggacaggtagttatcaggtgaatctatggaaaggttCAATTGGGTTCGCAATAATATGGAGGAATATGGATAACGCCTATTTGCATTTTCAATCATTTTCTGATATGTTTTAATGTTTCCGTGTCATATAGGACCAAAAAGTCCAAAGTAGCTCTTTTACACTATGTCGGGATTTTATTTGCTATAGTTTATTTGTCTTCCTACCTTGATTAGGATTTTTGTGGGTTCATATTGATGTGCACTTTTTAAAGTGATATGGCGACAGATTTTGCAAGAATTTGAAAGTTTCGTAGTATTACTTATCCATTGTtaacaaagtaaatataaaatacaaggcTACAACCGTTAATATGATGGCATATAACTGTTGTTATATTTAAAGCCGTTAGTAGTTTACTGCTACATATTTAGATAGAAATGACTTCCAGAGAGATAAAATTGAAGTTTGTCCTACATAATTTCAATTGAGATACAGTACAAGAATTACTGTATTGCCAAAATATGAAATAAGATTCAAATCTTGTAACAATGCTTGTTAatggcatatacatgtacaaatgtactgtTGAATGAAGAGATAAAATCGGACGAGAGGTCTTTTCATTCATATGGTAgtgttcactaaaacgtggtattactcacgttatattacaattatgaaatatttactaatttcagtttatattttagaaccaaagtacgattttgtgtcctttaaatgatatctaaaattgtttttttcgcctttcattacaaaaattgctatgcgtataagcataaatactacatacttgtgcgacgccttttagttttactgaaaactgcgcagactatgaaatgtttttacagttggaaaatgttctatgatatatatcattttgtcagacacttttctttttttgatttgattcttataatgtacctaaaatctgtatattaaatagattttaatattaaaattgtgcgttttactcttaacagacgtataaccaacccgattaacagaccaaccgccgatatagccgcatactcaatatagattaaccgacctatctctcggttagccgagtgtcggccgtgttgttctctgtatagttgattcactcagacctttaaatttcttttaagagaaatatatcactcattgattgaTCTACCTGAGTAAAAATTAACTGCTAAATTAGATGGAAATAACATGTTTACTATTTATAAAAAActgtatatgagtttgaatgtattatattttcaatctgttgaaTGTAAACACTGattcaaacattaataaaagttgatttctgaaaaaaaatcaacattattcctatttcgaaaaaaaattgataaaaaaacccTAAAAATGTTGATGTTTATATATTAAGGCCTTCTTAAAAGTATTCTATAactaaacaaaaactaaaagatGCAAATTTTCATACgaacattactttttttttttaaaaacaaactttttatgattgaattattatttattttgaacagattgtaaaaaatatttgatttattctaATAAACATCAAATcacaggcatttttttttatgtgaaacatGTAATTTCCATCAATTTAGCAGATAAACTTTTTACTCTGGTAGATTAATCAATgggtgatagatttctcttacaagaaatttaaaggtctgagtgaataaactatacagagaacaatacctgttgcatttgttcaatgggacaatagaattgccaaaagtttaaatggacaggtagttatcaggtgaatctatggaaaggttCAATTGGGTTCGCAATAATATGGAGGAATATGGATAACGCCTATTTGCATTTTCAATCATTTTCTGATATGTTTTAATGTTTCCGTGTCATATAGGACCAAAAAGTCCAAAGTAGCTCTTTTACACTATGTCGGGATTTTATTTGCTATAGTTTATTTGTCTTCCTACCTTGATTAGGATTTTTGTGGGTTCATATTGATGTGCACTTTTTAAAGTGATATGGCGACAGATTTTGCAAGAATTTGAAAGTTTCGTAGTATTACTTATCCATTGTtaacaaagtaaatataaaatacaaggcTACAACCGTTAATATGATGGCATATAACTGTTGTTATATTTAAAGCCGTTAGTAGTTTACTGCTACATATTTAGATAGAAATGACTTCCAGAGAGATAAAATTGAAGTTTGTCCTACATAATTTCAATTGAGATACAGTACAAGAATTACTGTATTGCCAAAATATGAAATAAGATTCAAATCTTGTAACAATGCTTGTTAatggcatatacatgtacaaatgtactgtTGAATGAAGAGATAAAATCGGACGAGAGGTCTTTTCATTCAAAGTTCtagttactttaaaattaaaacatgtataGATTACTGTGTCAAAAGTTTAATAACCTGAAGATTTTAAAACGAGAGAATAGTCCATAGAAGAGTATTGGAGTCTAGTGTTGCACTTGTTTTCATGTTTcgtatttgttttttgtccaaTACGAAAACGAAATCCTACAGAAAACTTGTCTAGTGGTAAAACTGATCTTTCAGTGATTATTTCTGAGACACTGTTGGCATGGAGCGTTATTCTCTTTGGAAGTAAAACCTGACGTCGTAACACATCGCTCTTTGCTTCTCTACTGTTATACTTGGACTTTGATGACGTGGATGTTTGGAACAATCCCAGTGGATAACACTCCACTTTCTTCATGTCATTACTTCTAACATCATATTTGTCAAAATTAAGATACTTGGATCGAGAAGGAAGTGATAGATCAACAATATTGGCTTTCATCTGAGTCGGAGAAGAGGTCATTGTCTTCGGTTCTCTGATTTCATTGTGTACTCTTTTATTATTTGCGTCACTGCATCCAAACTTATGAATTAAACAACAATGTTGGTGTGCTGTAGAAGTATAGCTGGCATTGAAGTCTGGGTTTGTACTTTTAGATTCCTGTCTATCTGTTCGAGTATTACAATCATGTGCATCCCCGTAGGTTCCACTATTTTCACTACCATATCCTCCGTTCAAAATATTTGGAACAAAAGTATTATTTTCTTCTGTATAATTTTGAAGCTTAGTGAAATCGATTTTCTTTTGATTGCAAAGTCCATTTGACTTTGCTGTAACCTCTTTGCTCTTTTTAGTTAGAAGTTCTTTATTCTTCTTTTGCATACTTTTTGgctttgttaatttctgtgtcttctCTGTTGAGATCGTTCTGTCTTTGGTATCTGAAATCGGACCGTCGATTGGAATAACAATGTTTATACTTTGACGTTTGGTTTGTTGTGATTGTTTGTCTTTATCTATCTCGCCGATAGCTTTGATATCGGGTAACAGTTGATATTGCTCGTTTTCGTCACGGTCGTCTTTTATAAGACTGGCAAGTCTTCTAAGGTCATTCGACATTGTGTTCAATCGATCAAGACGAGCATTTGTGTTTTGTATAAGTGCCTTCGAAGATTCAACGAAGTTTTGATGAGCTCCAAGATTACAATGTTGATAGACATCTATAAAAGAGAAACATAAACCTTGTAAATCAAATGTACGGGTCATGAACCATAAGAGAAATGTTTATATACTACATTGTACGTCCGGAAAAATTCGGAAAGCGTCGGGATCGAGTAAATACGGAGCTTCAGTGAAAAACGCCCAAACTGCTTGATATCTGAAATAGAAATCCTACTGAAAACATTAAATTTTGcatgtgtttaatttttttttaactaagagACGTTTTGTATAGTAAGCTTGTCACAATTTGATTGAcatatttaattaattaaaaacacaaataGGTTCAATTGGTTAACCTTTGACATATGTTTCCTCGACCATTTATATTTCTATAAATCATATATAGCCACACCTTCGCATTAACATATTCAAATTCGTAAAAGGCGTGCTTATAtagaagaagatgctttatttccataaaatgggctcacaaggagcataatataatatcattgtaatataatattcttttacaaatataataaacaacacatagttacaaacacaaataagaaacaacagttatcacatattagtatatatataaaacctttgtctcaggcacacctctggaaagtaacaaaaaagaataCTGTGAGTAGGTTAAATATATCTAGCTGAACTGCAAGAGGCACCAATGGACGGTGCTATATGGCATGGTGGGTGCATATTAAAATGTATATCGGGACATTAATGATATGGTAAGATATTGtaagaagttgcacataaatgGTATGTCATCCTCCTGCCTGGTGCAGAGGAGTCAGTACTATTTAAAGTGACACAACTGCAAGAGGCACCAAGGGACAATGCTAATTGACATGCCAAAGTgcacaaattacaaaaaagataaattattaccagtttaataaaaaaaaaataatatcacaaaCAAGAAGGTAATAGAACTTGTACGATGTGTCCTGTACCCCACCATGCCAACCTAGTGCCTAGTGCAGAAAGCctgattaaatatttatcttttaagttatattttatcTTCATCAATTAACTCACAGATAGATATCAAAATATCAAGATTCTCTACATTAAGAAGCCATATCAGTTTTTGGCTAGGAATCAAATGCTTAAAGTTTGGGCATAGTAAGTCAATAGTGGAATTCAAATAATTTCTCTTATCTTGTAATGATGTACATGAGAATAAGAAATGTTTTTCATCATCAACTTCATTTGAGGTGAACCTGAGACATATTCTGTCTTGTCGGAGAGTACCCTGATAGCGACCTTGTTCAATTCTTAGTCTGTGAGAAGAAATACGCAATCGAGTGAAATTTCTCCTCTGCTCAGGTGATTGTAATATAGTAAGGTATCTTTCAAGACCAAAAAAAGAGTCTTAAAAGTGCTATAGCTACAAAGCTTCCCATCAGCACAATTGTGCATTTGGTTTCTCCACTGTAATTCATAGTGCTCatacaaaaactttttaattaaaattttgaatctaaAGTTGCTTGCAAAGGTTAGACTGTCAAccccattaatttttttttgcaaatagttTAAAGATCCATACCAAGAGGGAATTTTTGATTCAAATAATAGCTTTGACTCTAAATATGTATCTTTTAGTAAGGGAAAGGATGAACCCAAATTTTCAAGCCGGTGCCAGTATCTGATCATAGATTTGGTGATATCAAAATGTAAAGGAAATCTCCCAAGTTCTGAAAGAGTGGCAAGGTTTGTTGCTTTTTTCCCcacatgtatatatgtaacagtgttttttttttattggaatatgTTATAAATGATACTGGTATATATCACTacgttttattaaaaaaaaaactgatgttTCTCTGACAGAAATAAAATCTTATATAAGCTTGAtcgaagaattaaaaaaaatgttttcttcaaactttttggGGAAAATTTGGCATTTTTATCAAACTTGAACAAAACTACCAATAACAGTGTAACAGAGGCTCTTGTAGCTTTTTTGGTTAAAATGTTTGAGGAAAAACACATCTGTTTGCTCATGCTCTATTAGTCATAATCAAATATTAAGGGTTTGAAAATAAGTTATTGATCTTTAACTTGATGGTTCAATATATACGCCGAACCAGTCGTCATGCTGCTACGGTATAATCACAGATAACCAGGTATATCTTGAACAGTAGTACATAAACTGTCACTTCTCTTGTGATTAGAATTAAAATGGGATATTTCACACTAGGAGTTTATGGATACATATAAAGAATCACAGGAATATCACCAAAAATACTGTGACAGAAGTCCACACAAAACTAACATCCGATTCGTTCGTAATTTTTACGAATAACAATAAACAAGACCTCGTCTCATGTTACTCATTTTTAGTTTCTTTTCCATGGCAGAGCAAGGGGGAAATTAAGTTAGTCCCTTTTCAATGTTTTCCTTACTATCTAAAAAAAATGTAGGGTGTTTACTTATTTCCCTTTTAACGTCCTTGACTGGCTAgcctatacagcccttgcacgccGGTCGGCCCTGTGGTGCGCTTTTTTTGGCATTTGAATAATTTAGTTTTAACCATAAAAGTTACCCACATAAATGAAATTTGCGAGATTTGAGATGAAATCAATTAAGATAACCGGCAAACATAAACACACTCTAACACGCCCTCcctcaaaaacaaatattatgaaattattaataaaaccataaaacaaaaatatcaggaaatttacaacaaatgtttaatttttacattaaaaacacCGGTAATGAATTGTCAACTTCCGTGACAATCTAAGAGTCTTTATAGATTTCTTACTAAATTAACAAACAACGTACTCTTTCACAGTGGTCGTATTCAAGTTATTATAACATGCTAATGATGCTTGATTCGACTAAATCGATAATGAAATCTTCGTTACTATGAATGTATTTACGTAACCATGGTGAAATAAAGGTTTTTGGAAAATTATTCGGAAGTATTAAGTAACTGATACCAGGTATGGATGTCAAATAGATAACCGATTGGAATAAACATCACATGCAAATTAAGGATCGTCTTAAATCCATGATGTATAcgaatatatatgtaaaatacaataaattgAACGTCAAAATATCTGGTAGACCATGGAAGTATAATATATTACTTCCATGGGTAGACGGACTTTAATGCCCGTGTTAAACCAGTAAAATTTAAATCGTGACAcaaaaaatctgataaaaccCCAATAATCGTATTCTttatcttaatattgaaatgcattATATAAACGTCAAGTTACATCTAATGAaagttatttataatatttatatcgagattaaaaaaaaaattcagcaaaacaaaataaaataacaaattataatataGATGATACTATAGTACTATAACTAatttatatggaaaaaaaatcCCGTGAGTTTCATCCTTCatcaaattatttttaagaaTGCGAAAAAGTAATAGTGATTGTTTTCAATATAGCATGTCTCCAACTTACCTGCATGGACATTATTTCTTGGTGCCATTGCATTGGACTTATCCCACTTTTTAGCATACAAAATTCCACATCAGCATCGAATTAAAAAAGATCATGTTGTATCGGTTTCTTAGGCAGGTATATTGTAAGTTCACATGAAAAATGCAGTACTATTGGATACATAATTAATGAATGTTAATCAAAGCAACAAACATGT includes:
- the LOC143067724 gene encoding uncharacterized protein LOC143067724 — encoded protein: MAPRNNVHADVYQHCNLGAHQNFVESSKALIQNTNARLDRLNTMSNDLRRLASLIKDDRDENEQYQLLPDIKAIGEIDKDKQSQQTKRQSINIVIPIDGPISDTKDRTISTEKTQKLTKPKSMQKKNKELLTKKSKEVTAKSNGLCNQKKIDFTKLQNYTEENNTFVPNILNGGYGSENSGTYGDAHDCNTRTDRQESKSTNPDFNASYTSTAHQHCCLIHKFGCSDANNKRVHNEIREPKTMTSSPTQMKANIVDLSLPSRSKYLNFDKYDVRSNDMKKVECYPLGLFQTSTSSKSKYNSREAKSDVLRRQVLLPKRITLHANSVSEIITERSVLPLDKFSVGFRFRIGQKTNTKHENKCNTRLQYSSMDYSLVLKSSGY